Within Acidobacteriota bacterium, the genomic segment CTCGACGGTAGGGAAGAGCAGCAGTCCCAGGAGCAGCCCGGTGCCGGTGGCGAGAACCCAATGGCCGCTGCGCCGGTTGCGCAGCCACTCCAGCGTCGCCAGGACACCGCAGGAGATCAGCACGGGAGCCGCCACCGCTCCCAGGTAGGCGGTGGCGATGCAGGCTCCATAGGCGGCGTAGCGGGCCCAGGCCTGGCGCTCCCGGAGGGCGAGGAATAGGAGCAGCACGGCCAGCAGCATGACCGCGGCGTAGGGCCGCCCCTCGCGCGAGTAGTAGACGTGGAGGGGCGAAACTGCCAGCAGCACCGCCGCCACCACTGCCACCCGGCGGCTGCCGCTGGCGGCCCAGGTCACCAGGAAGAGGAGGGCGACGGTGATCACCCCCAGCACGGCGGGCACCACCCGCACACCCACCTCACCGTCGAAGAGCTTCAGTCCCAGGAGCTGGCCGGCGTAGTAGAGGGAGCCGTTCTCGCGATCCACCGACACGCCGGCCAGCCAGCCGTGCCAGGGTTCGTGGGCGGCGTCCCGGGCTTTTTCCAGGTGCAGGATCTCGTCGAGCCACAGTGATGGCTCACCGAGCCCGTCGAAGCGCAGGAAGGCGGCGACGGCGAGCACGGTCAGGAGGGCCGCCAACCAGAGGCGGCGTCGGGGGGGCGTGGAAGGGGGGTCCAGCGTTGAGGCAGGCACTGGAGGACTGTATCGGAGAAGTCGGGGAGGACCAACAGCGCGACAGGTTTTTCAGCCGGCGCCGAGCAAGTCCCGACGCCCAGAAAGGCAACAACCCGTCGGCTCCAGGGAAACTCCCGGATCCAGGCGGGTTGTGGCATGCGCCGAGGGCGAAGCCTCGGCGTGGGTGCTCAGCGAGCGTTGCCGGTGTCGATCACCAGCCGCCGCGATGCGAGCGAGGCTCCCGGGGGCGGGCTTCGTTGACCGTCAACACCCGACCGCCGACCTCCTTCTGATGGAGGTTCTCGATGGCCTCTTCGGCGCCGTCACTCATCTCGACGAAGCCGAAGCCGCGGGGGCGACCGGTCTCGCGATCCGAAATCAAGCTCACCGAAACCACCTCACCGTACTCACCGAAGATCTCGCGAAGCTCGTCCTCGGTGCTGCTATAAGGCAGGTTGCCGACGTAAATCCTCTTACTCATTCTTTCCTACTCCGTACCCGTCCCCTATCGAGGCGAGCGAAACGTTGGACTCTCTCGATCTTGAGGGATCGAGACTACTACTGACAATCTGGGGAGCCCGGGTCCAACGGGGGATTCCACTGCAAACTCGGGAAGGGAGAGCGTCGAAACAGGAAGGGACAGGTTCGAACAGGTTCCACTTCTGGCGGGGATCTCAACAACCGCTATGGCAGGGCGCCTCCAAGATTCTTGGTGATTTTAGCATGAGCGGGGTTGGGGGCCAAATGGAGGAGGTTTGGCGGCTCTGGACACTCGACTCCAACGCGATAGACTCCCACGCCGGCCGTTTACCGCGACGGCTGACCCAAAGCCATGCCCAAGACTTCCTCTCAGTCCAAGAAACGAACTAAGAAGGTGGCCGCCGGAGGTCCAGCCGAGAGACCGGCCATCGTGGTCACCGGGGCCCGCACCCACAATCTGAAGAACGTCGACTGCCGCATTCCCCACGGGGCGCTGACGGTGGTTACCGGGCCGTCCGGGGCGGGGAAGTCATCGTTGGCCTTCGACACCGTCTTCGCCGAGGGGCAGCGGCGCTTCGTCGAGTCCATGTCGACCTACGCCCGGCAGTTTCTCGACCAGATGGAACGGCCGCCGGTGGAGTCGGTGGACAATGTGTTGCCGCCGGTGGCGCTGGAGGCGTCCAACAGCATCAAGAACGCCCGCTCCACCGTCGGCACCATCACTGAGACTCACGACGTCCTACGGCTGCTCTTCACTCACCTGGGAGAGGTGCTCTGTCCGCAGGGTCACGGCCCCGCCCGCAGCTACAGCCCGGAGGAGGCGGCGGGGCTGTTGGCCCAGGGAGCAGTGGGGGAGCGTTTCCTGCTGGTGGCGCGGGTGCGGCGGCCGAAGAAGGACGCCAACCGCTCTCTGGACGAGCTCATCCGCCAGGGCTTCGGCCGCCGGCTGGAGGAGGGGGGCGAAGACGGCGAGGACGAGGTAGTGCGCCTGGAACCTGGCGGGCGCTGGCTGAAGAAGCACGACCCGCTGCCGTTGGTGCTGGGCCGTTTCAAGGCCAGCGGTGACGAGCCGGGGATGCAGCTGACCCACGCCGTGGAGGAAGGCTACCGCCTGGGGGAGGGACGGTTGGAGGCCCGGGGCCTGGACGGCACCGTGCGCTACTACTCTCGGGAAGTGATGTGCTCGGTGTGCGGCGACAGCTTCCGCCGCCCGACGCCGCCGCTCTTTTCCTTCAACTCGCCCCTGGGGGCCTGCGACGAATGCCAGGGCTTCGGCCGGGTGGTGGGTATCGACGCCGAGCGGGTGATTCCGGATCCCCGGCGCAGTCTGCGGGAGCGGCCCATCGCGCCGTGGAACACCCCCGCCTACGAGAACCGCTACGAGCGCCTGCTGGCCGCTGCCGAGGAGCGCGGCATCGACCTCGACACGCCCTGGCAGGACCTGCCGGAGAAAGATCGCCGCTGGGTGTGGAGCGGCAAGGGCAAATTCCCCAGCCTGGACAAATTCTTCGCCTGGCTCGAGCGCAAGACCTACCGCGTCCACGTGCGGGTGCTGCTGGCCCGCTATCGCTCCTACACCCCCTGCGAGGCCTGCGGCGGCACCCGGCTGCAGCCCGAGGCGCTGCGGGTCGAGGTCCAGGAGCGGACGCTGCCCCAGCTCACCGCTCTGAGCATCGAGGATATGCGCCGTTGGCTGCAGGAGCAGCAATGGAGCGAACGCCAGCGGGAGGTGGCGGGGCACCTCATCGAGGCGCTGACGGAGCGCATCGAGGTGCTCCACCGGGTGGGGCTGGACTATCTGACCCTGGACCGCCAGGCGCGCACTCTTTCCGGTGGTGAGGCCCAGCGTATTCATCTCGCCGCGTCCCTGGGCTCGGGGCTCACCAGCACCCTCTACGTCCTCGACGAGCCCACCATCGGGCTGCACCCCACGGATAGCGCCAAGCTGCTGGCGCTGCTCCAAGATCTGGCGGGGCGGGGCAATACGGTGCTGGTGGTGGAGCACGAGCGCACCCTCATTCTGGGCGCCGATCACGTCATCGATCTGGGGCCGGCGGCGGGGGAGCACGGTGGCCGGGTGATGGCCGCCGGCACGCCGGGGGAGATCCTCGCCGCCGAGGATTCCCTCACCGGCCGCTATCTGCGCCAGCGTCCGGTGACCCCGGCGCGGGAGCATCTGGCCCGCTTCCGCCGGGAGCAGGGCCTGCCAGCGGCGGCCGCGGAGGTGGAGGGGCGGCCGCGGATCGCCATCCGCGGGGCTCGGGCTCACAATCTGCGCGACATCGACGTGGAGTTTCCCCTCGCCTCCATGGTGGCGGTGGTGGGGGTCTCCGGCTCGGGCAAGTCGACCTTGATGGAGAACGTTCTCCACGGCACCTACCAGCGCTCCCAGGGAGTGGTGGACGTGGAGCCCGGGGAGTGCGACGCCCTGGAGGGGCTGGAGCCGCTGGCGGACTTGGTGATGGTGGACCAGCGGCCCCTGGGGCGCTCCAGCCGCTCCAATCCGGTGACCTACGTCAAGGCCTACGACGAGATTCGCAAGCTCTTCGCCGCCACGCCGGTGGCCAAGCAGCGGGGCATCCAGGCGGGGCATTTCTCGTTCAATATCGACCGCGGCCGGTGCCCGGCGTGCAAGGGCACCGGAGTCACCGAGGTGGACATGCAGTTCATGGCGGCGGTGAGCGTCACCTGCGAGCAATGTCAGGGACGGCGTTTCAAACCCGAGGTGCTGGCGGTGCGGGTGGACGGCCGCAACATCGCCGAAGTGTTGGAGCTGACGGTGGACGAGGCGTTGGAGGCCTTCGCCGATCGCAAGCGCCTATGCCGCCGGCTGCAGGTGTTGGTGGACGTCGGGCTGGGCTATTTGCGCCTGGGGCAGCCCACCTCCACCCTCTCCGGCGGCGAGGCCCAGCGGCTCAAGCTGGCCAGCTTCCTCGACCGGCCGAAGAAGGACGCACCGCGACTCTTCCTCTTCGACGAGCCCACCACCGGCCTGCACCTGTCGGATATCGATCTGCTCTACCAGACGCTGCGGCGGCTGGTGCAGCGGGGCGACGGCGTGGTGGTGGTGGAGCACAGCATGGATTTGGTGGCGCGCTCCGATTGGGTGGTGGATTTGGGGCCCGGCGGTGGCCGCCACGGCGGTGAGTTGCTCTTCTCCGGGCCGTTGCAGAGCTATCTGGACCATGCCCGGGGCCCTTCCGCCGATGAGCTGCGGCGGCATCTGGCGTGGCCGTCGCCGGCGGAGGCTACGGTAGGCGCCTCGGAGTCTTCGCGAGATTCGAGCTAGGGCACTGCCGATGGGGTGATGCAAGAGGCGGTCAAAGTGCCCTCGTGATATCGTTGAAGGAGTGCCTTCGGTAATCCAGGGGATTCTCAAGCAATGAGGAGGGACGGCGATTTCTGAGCAGAGGAAGTTCATTCTGAGCTCTAAGTCCGGTTCGTTCGAGCTCGGGCAGGGAGAGTTGCTGTTGGGCCGCAGCCGGAGCTGCCAGCTGGTGCTTCCGGATCCCAGCATCAGCCGCAGCCATGTGCTCCTCATCGTGGAGGGGAACGAGGTCCAGGTGAAGGATCTGGACTCGAGCAATGGAACCTACGTCAACGGCAAGCTGATCCAGGAAGAGACCGTGCTCGAGGTGGGGGACCGGCTGACGGTGGGGGAGACGGAGCTCAAGCTGGAGGATCTGGACGCTTCCTCCACCGCCGCCGCGACCCCTTCGCCGGTGTTGCTTCCCAAGCTGGATCTGCCCGCGGAGGGCCCCACCCGCACCGCCGCCGGCGTGGGCTTGCTGCCGGACGACGACGACTTCGGCCGCGAGGTGATTCAGGAGGCCTTCCGGCGGCTGGCGCCGCAGGAGGATCAGGACGAGCCGGAGGAGGACGAGGGCGAAGGCACCAGCATTGGTCTGCCCGTCGTGGCAGAACAACCCCCGGCGGAACAGCCGCCGGCGTCCCCAGATCAGTCCTCCGGGAAGTCTCCCGAAAAAGCGGCCTCGGAAAACGTGACCGCCAGCTCCGGAGTTCTGCGGGAGCCTTCTTTCAGCCAGGTCTCCCCGGCGGAGGCCGGGTTCGAGACGCCCTCGGAAGCTCCCCCGAGCTCTCTGGAGCAGTCCCCGAAGCAATCCCCGAAGCAGCCGCCAAAACAGCCCGCGAAACAGTCCTCGGCGGCGGCCTCGGCGCCGCCCTCGAAGGGCCAAGCCCCGGAGCCCCAGGCGGAAGCCGGCGCCGGGGGAGAGCTGTTGCCGTCTCTGGACGACCTGGATGATCTGGGCTCGATGCCGCCGCGCCCGTCGGAAGCACCGGGCGCTGCTCAGTCCGGGGGCTCCGCGACGGCTCCCCGCAAACCGGTCACCACCGCTGCCGCGAGCAAGCCGCGGGGAGACTTTCCGCCGGCGGCGGGCTTCTGGGTCCGCGCCGGCGCCGGCTTCCTCGACTGGATGCTCATCCTGGTGGTCTCCGGCGCCGTATCGCTCCTCGGCGGTGGCCCTTGGCAGGCCCAGGGGAGCACTCTCTTCTCCGCCTCCGCCTTCGCCCTGGCGGTGTTGGTGCCGGTCTTCGGCTGGAGCATCTGGGGCACTACCCCGGGCAAGCGGCTGTTCAGCCTCTACGTGCTCAGCGTCGACCACAGCTCGACCATCGGCGTCGGCCGGGCTCTCCTGCGCTTCGCCGGCTATTTCGTCAGCCTGCTGGCCCTGGGGGTCGGTTTTCTGATGATCGGTTTCACCGGCGCGCGCCGCGGCCTTCACGACGTCATCGCTGGAACTTATGTGGCGCGCCGGGACTAGAACTCTCTTCCTGCTCATTCTCCTGTCGATCGGAGGCCCGGGATGCACCGAGCCCTCCCCTTCGGAGAATGCTCACCTGCAGCCCACCGCCGTGGCGGTGGAGCTGCCCGGGGTCGATGAGGCCTGCGCTAGTGAGCTCTTTGCCGCCGCCCGGCGGGGGTTGGAGACCGAGAGCCCGGTGACCACCGAGGCGGCGGCGCTGGGCTCCTGTGGCACCGAGGCGCCGCGGAACGAGCCGGGAGGGTCGGTTGACGGAGGCAGCGGAGCCGGGCAGCCGGAAGCGGAAGTGGCCTGGGATCTCCTGCTGAGCCTCGGCCGGCGAGACGCTACGGCCCTGGTGGCCCGCGGCACCGGATCGCTGCTCCCGGGGGCGTTGGACCAGGCGGTGGAGGATCTGCGCCGCCGCTCCCCGGGGGCCGGGAAACTCGGTACCGGCTTGAAGCTGGACGTGGTGGCGGCGCGGGTGGTGGGGACCTTCGATTCCCGCGGCCGGGCGGACCTGGACCGCAACCTGCATGGGCTGTGGTTGCCCGGCGCCGGCGTGCTGCTGTTGCCGGAAGAGCTCACCGCCCGCAGGCTGGTGAACGGCAAGGTGGATCTGCGCACAGACCGGCTCCAGGCCTACCTCCAGGAGG encodes:
- a CDS encoding glycosyltransferase family 39 protein gives rise to the protein MAALLTVLAVAAFLRFDGLGEPSLWLDEILHLEKARDAAHEPWHGWLAGVSVDRENGSLYYAGQLLGLKLFDGEVGVRVVPAVLGVITVALLFLVTWAASGSRRVAVVAAVLLAVSPLHVYYSREGRPYAAVMLLAVLLLFLALRERQAWARYAAYGACIATAYLGAVAAPVLISCGVLATLEWLRNRRSGHWVLATGTGLLLGLLLFPTVE
- the uvrA gene encoding excinuclease ABC subunit UvrA: MPKTSSQSKKRTKKVAAGGPAERPAIVVTGARTHNLKNVDCRIPHGALTVVTGPSGAGKSSLAFDTVFAEGQRRFVESMSTYARQFLDQMERPPVESVDNVLPPVALEASNSIKNARSTVGTITETHDVLRLLFTHLGEVLCPQGHGPARSYSPEEAAGLLAQGAVGERFLLVARVRRPKKDANRSLDELIRQGFGRRLEEGGEDGEDEVVRLEPGGRWLKKHDPLPLVLGRFKASGDEPGMQLTHAVEEGYRLGEGRLEARGLDGTVRYYSREVMCSVCGDSFRRPTPPLFSFNSPLGACDECQGFGRVVGIDAERVIPDPRRSLRERPIAPWNTPAYENRYERLLAAAEERGIDLDTPWQDLPEKDRRWVWSGKGKFPSLDKFFAWLERKTYRVHVRVLLARYRSYTPCEACGGTRLQPEALRVEVQERTLPQLTALSIEDMRRWLQEQQWSERQREVAGHLIEALTERIEVLHRVGLDYLTLDRQARTLSGGEAQRIHLAASLGSGLTSTLYVLDEPTIGLHPTDSAKLLALLQDLAGRGNTVLVVEHERTLILGADHVIDLGPAAGEHGGRVMAAGTPGEILAAEDSLTGRYLRQRPVTPAREHLARFRREQGLPAAAAEVEGRPRIAIRGARAHNLRDIDVEFPLASMVAVVGVSGSGKSTLMENVLHGTYQRSQGVVDVEPGECDALEGLEPLADLVMVDQRPLGRSSRSNPVTYVKAYDEIRKLFAATPVAKQRGIQAGHFSFNIDRGRCPACKGTGVTEVDMQFMAAVSVTCEQCQGRRFKPEVLAVRVDGRNIAEVLELTVDEALEAFADRKRLCRRLQVLVDVGLGYLRLGQPTSTLSGGEAQRLKLASFLDRPKKDAPRLFLFDEPTTGLHLSDIDLLYQTLRRLVQRGDGVVVVEHSMDLVARSDWVVDLGPGGGRHGGELLFSGPLQSYLDHARGPSADELRRHLAWPSPAEATVGASESSRDSS
- a CDS encoding RDD family protein, coding for MSSKSGSFELGQGELLLGRSRSCQLVLPDPSISRSHVLLIVEGNEVQVKDLDSSNGTYVNGKLIQEETVLEVGDRLTVGETELKLEDLDASSTAAATPSPVLLPKLDLPAEGPTRTAAGVGLLPDDDDFGREVIQEAFRRLAPQEDQDEPEEDEGEGTSIGLPVVAEQPPAEQPPASPDQSSGKSPEKAASENVTASSGVLREPSFSQVSPAEAGFETPSEAPPSSLEQSPKQSPKQPPKQPAKQSSAAASAPPSKGQAPEPQAEAGAGGELLPSLDDLDDLGSMPPRPSEAPGAAQSGGSATAPRKPVTTAAASKPRGDFPPAAGFWVRAGAGFLDWMLILVVSGAVSLLGGGPWQAQGSTLFSASAFALAVLVPVFGWSIWGTTPGKRLFSLYVLSVDHSSTIGVGRALLRFAGYFVSLLALGVGFLMIGFTGARRGLHDVIAGTYVARRD
- a CDS encoding RNA-binding protein, which gives rise to MSKRIYVGNLPYSSTEDELREIFGEYGEVVSVSLISDRETGRPRGFGFVEMSDGAEEAIENLHQKEVGGRVLTVNEARPREPRSHRGGW